The Gloeomargarita sp. SKYB120 genomic interval GCAAGCGGCCATTACCCAGCAGATTATGGAGGTGGTCGCTGGAGCTAATGCGTTGAAGGACTAGGGGAGTGCTTCAGGCGATAGCTGCGCCTGCTAGCCATAGAGTGGGAACCAACAACGAGTCCAGGTCCTGCAAACAAGCTAAACGTCTTTAGCCACCGCTTCGGTGTATTTTTCCCACATCTGCTGAAATGCCGCCCCTAACTGCTGGGCAAAGCGTTGGCCATTCCACAGCGGCGACGTGTGCCGACTCTCTAGCAGGCGTTGTCGAATCTGCTGTCGCAAAGCCGCATCGGTACCCAGCCGCACCCCCCAGGCCACGTACTCCTCCGGCGTCTGGGCCATCCCTTCCGCAATCCCGCACTGGGTCAAAAACGCATAGCTACTGCGGGCCGCAAACTGCTGGCCCACGCGGGTCACCAGGGGAATCCCCAGCCACAGGGCCTCGAGCGCTGTTGTTGCGCCGTTGTAGGGGTAGGTATCGAGCACCACATCGGCTAAGGCTTGCAGGTTCGCCCGCTGGATAAACTCATTCGCAACGGGGGGTAGAAATCGCAGGCGGGCTGGGTCCACCCCCAACACCTGCGCTTGAGACAGAAGTTGCTCCTGCAGTCGTTTCTCATCGCCTTTCACACATAGGTAACTACCAGGCACCTGGCGCAGGATACGCAACTGCAAATCCACAGTAGCGGGGTGGCGTTCGTAGCTGCTTTGGGCCGTGTAGAAGATAACCGCGTCTGGCTCGATTCCCAGGTCTTCCCGCCGCAGGGTCGGCACATCCACCTCAAACCCGTCCACCGCGATGTAGGTCTCTGGCAAGCGCCAAATCGTTTCTTGATAGTAATCTTGGGCGTTCGCCGGTAGCACCAGGGGGTCTGCGATGAAGTAATCCACACTGTCTAATCCGCTGGCGTCCCAGCCTAACCAGGTCACCTGCACCGGTGCCGGTTTTTTCGCTAGCACCAAACAACTGCTGTCTACGGTCAAGCTGTCCATGTCCACCAGCACCTGGATGCCATCGCGGGCAATCTGCGCCGCCAGCACGCTAGGGTTCGTGTGGTAGTAGCAATGGTCGCACCGCTTCACAAACCAGGCGTGCCCAAACTCGTCCGGGGGCTGGCTGATGCAGTACAAAAACAGTTCCAACCGCTCTCGGTCATAGTGCTCGAAAAACCAGCGAGCTAGCCACCCCACCGCATGCTGGCGAAATGTCGAGGACAAAAAGCCCACCCGCAGTCGCTGGGACGTCGCCGGCGGTTGCCCAAACAGGGGTGTCGCACCCCGCACCGCTCGACCCATGCGCGTGCTGATGCAGTTGCACAAGGGGCGGTCCAGCGCCGGTTCATCCCGCAGGTAGGGGAGAAAAAAGGGTATCTGGAACAAAAGGGCGCCCAGGGTTTTCAAAGCTGGGGCAAAGTCGGTAGCAGGGTCGGCAATCGCCCGCAGCAACTGCAGGTAGGATTCCGCTTCGGCAAGGATTTCCGACCAGGCATCGCCGCCAGCGTCAAATAGCATTTGCAACCGGCAGTACTGGGCATAGCCCTGGGCCACCAGGGAATGGGTCTGCGCGACCGCCTTTTGCCGGTCACACCACTGCCGAGCTTGGTTGTACTGGCGCATTTCTCCGTACAGGTGCGCCAGCAGCCCGAGCACGTCCACGTTGTCCGGGTCCGTCTCCAGCGCCAGCAGCAGCCATTTCTCCCGCACGGCCGGCGGCGCATGCTCCCGCACTCGGCGGCTAACGGTCGCCAACGCTTGGGCGTAGGTCTGCGCTGGTAAATGCGCCTGGCAAGCCCCCACCAACCGCTCTACCAGGGGATTGAATTCCACGTGCGATGCCACTGCGACCAAGGTGGCGCAAAGGGGTGCCACCGGAAAGGTTGCCGTCGTCTCAAGGGCTTGAACCAAGCGCTCGAGGGCGTCGGCGGTTAACTGGTCCTGCACAGCGGCGGTTTCAATCCAGCAGCATAGCCGCTCGGGGGTAGGAGCCACTTCATAAGCCGCCTGGTACAGTCCCAAACCCACCGCCGGTTGCGTCGTCAGATAGGATTGCGCCTGGGTTTCCAACCACTGGGCCAATGCCGCTGCTTGGGAAACCGGCAAACGCGCCCTTGCCTGGCACCACCACGCCTGGGCCGCTTCAGGGTCCGCCTGCAACAGGTGCGCCAATCCCCCGTAGCCCCAAGCGCTCACATCTTCAGGTTCCTGGGCCAGCGCCCGTTCCACTTCCGCACGCAAGCCTGCGTAGTCCTGGGCGTCCAGCCAGGTTTGGGCATTCATGGCATTTCTAGCGAAGGCGGGTACAGCTCGCCGCTGGGTAGCGTGGCTCCCCACAGATTCGCCGTTGACAGGCTGTTGGGGTCTAAACGGGCGCCCGTCAAGTCCGCGCCGCTCAGGTTCGCACCCCACAACGACGCGCCCATCAGATTGGCCTCGCGTAAATTTGCCCCGATCAGCAGCGCCTCGCTCAAATTAGCCTCCTGCAGATTGGCCGCTGTCAGATTGGCCCCGCCTAGATTGGCACCCACCAAATTGGCCGCCATGAGATCCGCTTCACTCAGGTCCGTGCCAATCATCACCGCTCCAATCATCTGGCTATGGCGAAAATAGCCCCCAATCGCATCAGCGCCCGTAAGATTAGCGCCAATCAACCGGCTGTTCTCCAAAACTACCTCAGCCAAATTCGCCAGCATCAGGTGCGCACGGCTCAAGTCCACGCCGCTCAGGTTCACCCCCGCCAGATTCACCTGGAGCAGGTCCCATCCCTGGAAATTCCGTTCCCCAGCCCCATAGCGCTGCAACAACTGTTCGCGGTTCGAAGTGGCCGGGGTGGGCGATGGAGGCACGGGGGTCGGATTAGCGGCCTCCGCCAACCATTGTGTCAGCGTCCGGCTCCCATTCATGCGGCGGTCCGTCTCCGGCAACCGCGTCAACAGCCACTCCAACCGCTGGCTAATTGCCTGGTGGGTCGCCTGCAACTGTTGCATTTGTTGGGAGAGCATCGCCAGGCGTTCCTTGACCAAACGCCGGAAACTCCCGCAGGGGTCAATTCCCTGGGCCTGCAGTTGCACCAGTTGCTTGATGTCCTCCAGCGACAGGCCAAATTGTTTACAGTGCTGGATAAACCACAGGCGGGTCAGGGATTCCGGAGGATACAGCCGATAGCCACTCTTGTTGCGCTCTGGCGGCGCCAGCAGGCCCTCCCGCTCGTAGAACCGAATCGTCTGGGGCGACACCCCCGCCTGGCTACTCAATTCCCCAATCAACCAGCCCCGTACCATGCCTGCTGCCTTGCCCTACTGTCGTCCATTGTAGCGTTCGTTCAAGTTGAGGACAAAACCGCAGAAATTGCATACAATACAGCCAACGGCATCCCTCGAGAAACGGAAGCTATGGCGGAATACCAAGGCATGACCCCCAGCATCGTGGTGGGACTGGGCGGCACCGGCAAGGAAGTCATCATGAAAATCCGGCGGATGATTGTCGAGACCTACGGCAGTTTGGATGCGTTGCCGATTGTCTCTTTCCTGCACGTGGACACGGAACAAAACGCCAAGGTGTCGGAACCCCAGGTGGTGTTGAAACAAGATATTTCCCTGCGACCGGTGGAGCAAGTTTGGGCCAAAGTCGATAACGCCAAGGCTATTTTGAATCGCATCGCCGACTACGACTATCTCACCGAATGGTTTCCCCCCGAACTTACTGGTACGGACTCCATCTTGGCGGGCGCGGGGCAAATCCGAGCGCTGGGAAAATTCGCCTTTACCGTCAATTACCAGACCATCAAAAACGCCTTTGCCAATGCCCGTGCTCGCATTGTCGGTCATGAAAAATTCATGCTGGACCGCTGGGGCGTGCAACTGGATAAAGGCATCAACATTTTCATCGTGTGTTCCCTCAGCGGCGGGACGGGTTCTGGCATGGTGCTGGATATGGCCTACAACGTGCGGGAATGGGTGCCGCCGTCGGATTTACCCCAAACCTGTGCGTTTCTGGTGTTGCCGGGGGCCTTTTCGGGTCTGGGGGACCGCGTGATTGCCAATGCCTACGCCGCCCTGATGGAACTCGACCACTACTCCCGTCCCAACACGCGTTTTGAAACGCAATACAGCCACAACATTGCCGACCGGATCAGCAGTCAAAACGCGCAAGATACCCCCTTTGGTTTTTGTTACCTGGTGGGCAACAGCAACGACAAGGTCACCCTGCCCACTTTAGAGGCCGTTTTGGAAATGGTGGCCCAGAATATCTTTTTGGATTTCTCGTCTGGGTTTAGCCAATACAAAAAGCTGGTGCGGGACAACATTCGCAAGCACTGGTCCAGCCCTGACCCCCTTGGGTTTCCACAAAACTACATCACCTTTGGGTTGGCGAGTATCCAATTTCCGGTACAGCGGGTGCTCAATGCCTGTGCGTCACGGTTGGCCGTTGCACTCGTCGACTGGTGGGCCAATCCCACGCCGGCTCCGACGGCGATGCGGGATGTGATCAAAACAGAAATCTTACCCAACTTGGGCCTGGCCGAATCCGAAAACAATCACCAATTGCTGGATAGCATCAGCGTGGGCGACAACATGAAACCCTACAGCAAAGAAGTGTCGGATTGGGTGGCCAGCCTGCGCAAGCGTCGCAATGATTTAAACATTCCCTTTGAGAATTTGCAGCGGTTTATTTCAGTGGAGGAAGAAAAATATCGGGTGCATTTTAACGATGCCGATAGCGACCCCCGCCGCTGGAGTGATTACTTCCAAAAGATGTGGGATAACCTAAACCGGCTGATTCCCCAGAAAACCAGAGAACTGCGAGAGACAGTGGCACAGATGGTCGAAGACCGGTTCCGGGGGCCGAAATGGACGCGCCAGTTTTTAGAAGTCTTGATGGAAGTTTGGCTGGAGTTTCGCACCACCTTTGACCAGTCTCGCCAGAAGGAGTGGTTAGCCCGCGAGCGTTCCGCTAGTCAAGCCCTGCAAATCCTGCTCAAACAGATTGATAACCACGCCCGCCAGGTGATGCTGCTGAATCGCAAAAAAGTGATTGATGATGACTTCAACGCCATTATGCAGGCGCTGGAGTCCCTGTACGTATCCAAAGTTGAAGTCAAGGCGCGGGCGCTGGCGATTCCCCTGCTCGATGCCCTGCGCGAAGAAACCCAACGCCTGCTCAACGACCTGAATAACTTTGATAGAAACCTAGAGAATTTACGGCGGCAATTGGCGGAGCGGGAGGAAGTTTATACGCGCGAAACCAGCACCTTAACTGTCAATGGCATCCTACTCTATGACCCCAAAGACATCGAACAAATTTACCAAAAAACCCTAGCAAACCGGGGCGACAGTGTGTTTCAGAGCATGACCCAAGACATTTGGGGCGGGATGGGAGGACGCTTGTTTGATTTGCACACCTTTGAACACTTGCGGCAACAGGATTTGTATCAACGCATCCTCAACCGGGCGATTGACGAGTTCAGCAACAGTGAGCAACTCAAAGTTTCGGTGGCGGAGAAATTCATTGCCCAATATCCGACGGTGGAGCAACAGGAAGCCCAACTGAAAAGCACTTTTGAAAAAAGCGAAGCCTTTTTACGGTTCAGCCAGGAACAGGCGCGACTGGGTTGGGATGACCGCCCCGAAAAACGGCAAACCTTAGTGGGGATTCAAGGGGGCAATAAACCGACAGACCCCGCCGTCGCAGCGCTGCTACCCCTGCTGCGCAAAGCCACCACCTTGACGGACAAGGACATTCGGCCCTACAACGACCCCCACCACATCTATTTCGTGCGGGAAATTGGGGCGTTTCCCCTGCGCTTGATTGAGGGGATGGAACGGATGCGCACCATTTACCGAACCGTTGCCCAGATGGACCGCAATCCCCTGCATACTCACCACAATCGCCAGCAATTTGCCGACATCATGCCCGCTTCCAGCGAAGAAATTCAACTGCGGGAGAATTTGGTCTTGGGCCGCGTGTTTCAATTGCTCACCGAATCCCAAAATCAAATCACCGGCTACACGGAAATCAAGCTGAATTACCGGGATAGTGCGACGGGTTTAGCGCGGAGTTTGAACCTAGGGAGTACCTGGGAGGAAGCGGAGCAGTATTTATTAGCAGACCAGAACCGACGGGCGCGGGAATTGCTCAACGATGAGATCCAAAAAATTCTCAAGCAAGCGACCACCAAAGACGCCAAACGCGCCCTTTACGAACAGTTAATGAGCTACCTGCAAACCGTAGAACAAACGGTAGTAGGCGGGCGCGATAACCCCGAATACCAACGTGTCGAAGAAGCTATTAGCAACTGTGTGCGCACCTACCGCTTGTTTGAGCCGGGGATGACCACGAGTTCTACGCCCAAATCTACGGCAACGCCAACGGTGAGCAAGTCCACTTCTACATCTCGGCCCGTCGCTGAACCTGCTATCAGCGGCACCGATAGCGCCCTTGAAAAATTTACCAAGCTCGTCGAAGCCTGTTTCAAAGGAGGCAAAAAACCATCAGACAAAGAGTTAGACATCCTTGATAAATTGCGGGAAAAATACGGGGTGAGTAAGGAAAAAGCCCAAGAAATTATTGCCCGTTACCAGCCAAAGCAAAA includes:
- a CDS encoding tubulin-like doman-containing protein is translated as MAEYQGMTPSIVVGLGGTGKEVIMKIRRMIVETYGSLDALPIVSFLHVDTEQNAKVSEPQVVLKQDISLRPVEQVWAKVDNAKAILNRIADYDYLTEWFPPELTGTDSILAGAGQIRALGKFAFTVNYQTIKNAFANARARIVGHEKFMLDRWGVQLDKGINIFIVCSLSGGTGSGMVLDMAYNVREWVPPSDLPQTCAFLVLPGAFSGLGDRVIANAYAALMELDHYSRPNTRFETQYSHNIADRISSQNAQDTPFGFCYLVGNSNDKVTLPTLEAVLEMVAQNIFLDFSSGFSQYKKLVRDNIRKHWSSPDPLGFPQNYITFGLASIQFPVQRVLNACASRLAVALVDWWANPTPAPTAMRDVIKTEILPNLGLAESENNHQLLDSISVGDNMKPYSKEVSDWVASLRKRRNDLNIPFENLQRFISVEEEKYRVHFNDADSDPRRWSDYFQKMWDNLNRLIPQKTRELRETVAQMVEDRFRGPKWTRQFLEVLMEVWLEFRTTFDQSRQKEWLARERSASQALQILLKQIDNHARQVMLLNRKKVIDDDFNAIMQALESLYVSKVEVKARALAIPLLDALREETQRLLNDLNNFDRNLENLRRQLAEREEVYTRETSTLTVNGILLYDPKDIEQIYQKTLANRGDSVFQSMTQDIWGGMGGRLFDLHTFEHLRQQDLYQRILNRAIDEFSNSEQLKVSVAEKFIAQYPTVEQQEAQLKSTFEKSEAFLRFSQEQARLGWDDRPEKRQTLVGIQGGNKPTDPAVAALLPLLRKATTLTDKDIRPYNDPHHIYFVREIGAFPLRLIEGMERMRTIYRTVAQMDRNPLHTHHNRQQFADIMPASSEEIQLRENLVLGRVFQLLTESQNQITGYTEIKLNYRDSATGLARSLNLGSTWEEAEQYLLADQNRRARELLNDEIQKILKQATTKDAKRALYEQLMSYLQTVEQTVVGGRDNPEYQRVEEAISNCVRTYRLFEPGMTTSSTPKSTATPTVSKSTSTSRPVAEPAISGTDSALEKFTKLVEACFKGGKKPSDKELDILDKLREKYGVSKEKAQEIIARYQPKQNDPELAAYEYALMFRAFLENDGEIGLEERAQLLELQEELGLTDEQVATIEANIRDELGLA
- a CDS encoding pentapeptide repeat-containing protein — encoded protein: MVRGWLIGELSSQAGVSPQTIRFYEREGLLAPPERNKSGYRLYPPESLTRLWFIQHCKQFGLSLEDIKQLVQLQAQGIDPCGSFRRLVKERLAMLSQQMQQLQATHQAISQRLEWLLTRLPETDRRMNGSRTLTQWLAEAANPTPVPPSPTPATSNREQLLQRYGAGERNFQGWDLLQVNLAGVNLSGVDLSRAHLMLANLAEVVLENSRLIGANLTGADAIGGYFRHSQMIGAVMIGTDLSEADLMAANLVGANLGGANLTAANLQEANLSEALLIGANLREANLMGASLWGANLSGADLTGARLDPNSLSTANLWGATLPSGELYPPSLEMP